The genomic window CCGCTGTAAAGCGCATGATCAAGCCCAGCGACCCTCGGCTGTACGTCTAGCCATGATGTCTTTTTACGGGTACTGATCATTGAACGTAGGAAGGAAAATGTCGAAAAGGCAGCAAAGAAGGCcgagaaggaaaaggcCGCGGAAGAACGCAAGGCTGTGTAAGTATCACATCGTCTCAAAAGATCAAACGCTATCCCGTGCAATTCTGATAAGCCTCCCTTCAAATCAGTGCCCAAGTGTCCTCAAGTCTTTTCCTTTCGCACAACACAGACCTCGGTCCTCCATACCGTATTTTGGTGGATACCAACTTCATCAATTTCTCGATCCAGAACAAAATCGAGCTTGTGCAGGGGATGATGGATTGCTTGATGGCCAAGTGTATCCCGACAATAACGGATTGTGTGTTGGCGGAGTTGGAGAAGTTGGGACCAAAGTACAGGCTTGCGTTGAAGTGGGTGGATAATTTTTTCCCTTGTACACAGGATATCGAGGTGGAGGAGACTGACTTGGCGAACATAGGATTGCAAAGGACCCGAGGTTTGAGAGATTACATTGTGACCGTAAGTGTCGCATTTCCAAAGACCGACCAGCTATTCCTGACACTTTATAACAGACAATGGTACATATGCGGACGACTGTCTTGTCCAGCGAGTTACCGTGCATAAATGCTACATTGTTGCCACTGTACGCAGTTCCCGCTTTTGTGTGTGAATCCATAACGCTGATGTAGTGATTCATAGTGCGATAGGGACCTCCGAAGGCGTATAAGAAAAGTTCCTGGTGTACCGCTCATGTATGTCGTCAAGCGTAGGTACCAGATTGAGAGATTACCGGAGTATGTTCTTTTACCAGCCGTTTGCTTCTGGGAATACAACTGACACCTTTTTAGGGGAGGCGCTTCTTTCTAGATCTAGATTGATTAGATTTTGTATGTTTGTACATGTACTGATGCATTTTTCTTTGATTCTTGCTTCTGTTAGATCGGCAACCAGACCGATCAATATTTACTTGAAAACTAGATACCCAACACATATATCAAGACAAGTAAACTAAATTCCCCCAACACCATTAGATCAAACGACAAGATTCACAAACCATTTCGGCTACTACCATCCTCCGTCACTAGCTCCAGGATGACTTCTGTCACTACTCGCGGAGCTGATCATCCTAGGCGTCTCGTCCCCCGCCTTGTGCTGCAAAGATGACAATGGAAGGACTGATTCGTCTTCAATAGATTTCTTGAGGTAAACCTCGTCGCCCTAATAAAAAGTTCAGGAAAGCCCGTCCACGCTGAGAAAACGAagaatgaaaaaaaaaagctTACCTCGAGTGGAGTGGTGGAGAATGACAAGCCCTTGTTAAAGTGTTTCGAGAAACATTGTCGGGCGAGCTCGTAATCGATATGCGAGCTAAGCTTCTTCCTCGGTTGAACTGTCAAACTATGCCTCTGTTCATACCATTAGCAAACGGATTAACCCACTGGATCTCCGAGCTCAAGACAAAATGCGGGGACTTACAGCATCGACGTTGCTATCCAACACCGCCGGACTATGCGCTCCCTCGCTAATCGACAGCCTGATTGAAAAGTCCTTCTGCCCGCTTCCCGTCGACTTTTCCCACAACTCAATCGTACAATGCGAGCAGTAATCCAACTCGGGGATCCTTACATTAGTGAACGGCAAACCGGAAGCAAGCAAGAGGTGAACAAAGGTGGTGATGTGGGATTCCTTGGTAAAGTAGAAACAGGCCAATGATTTGCCGGTCGTCTTTGCTTCGTCGAGATCTTCCCATACTTTACGCAATAGGGGTAAGCTAGTGAGTACACCGATTTCTTCCTTGGCTTCAGCGTCGAAACCGTATTCCTGAGGAGCAACAAGGTCGAAAAGTGCCTTGGCACGACCATAGAGATCGTGAAGGCCTTTCGAAAGAAAAGATCAGTTTTGCGGTATGCCCAAGGACAACAGAGATTTCCGGACTTACGTCGGTCTTGGTTAGGCGCGCCCGCTTTACTGGCTTGTCCTTTACCCTCGGGGTCAAAGACAGCAAACAAGAACGTTCGATTGTGCAAACTGTCGTATTTGATCTACAAACTCCAAGTCATCAGCGTCTTCGATAGGTGCCGCCTTGCGCATGTAAACTTACACTGTCATATAGCTCAGATACCCTTGACGGATCAAATTTCTCCTGCTTCACTCCAACCCAGTCATCAAAGATCTTTTCCCATCGTTCTTTGAACAACCAAGGACTGTCGCCGCTGCACCATCTCTGTTGAGGAATCTTTTCGACGTTACCGTTTTCATAGTTGCGTCGCATGATTGCGCGAAGTTCGGTGAGTTGCTCAATAACATCCTGTATATTGTGTCAATTTATGGGTCTATTTCTGAGTCAGAAGACATAAGCCAACGTACAGAGACAACCTCTACCGGTTCTTTTTTGAACGACTTTGGCCAAGCAAGATCAGGTCTCCTTTCGGTCTCACCAGTCCTCAGCAGCATCTTCaatttcttcttcgcaTCCGTGCAAAGGTCCTTGGCCGCATTATTATCATCCAAGAGGTCTCGTCTTTGGATAAGATGACTAATCTGAGGACCTTGCTCGGGTGGGTTGCGCGCATTGGCTATGGAGGATGCAGAAGAGGACGAGCTGCCTTCTACGCCGAGGAGGGCGTGAGCGAAGATTTGAGCAGTGTTCTGATAAGAAGAATTAATTTTGGTGCACCAATCAGTGGTCTGAATCGAACCTACGATGACTCGTCTCTCGGATGAAGTATAGATCTTGACATTGTTCAGTACATCCTTGTCTTGTTGATCTCTCAGCTGAAATTTCTGTACTCCATAAGCAAAGAAACTTACTCATGATCATGATGTCCTTTTTGAAAGCATCTCCTAAATCTCTACTCTGATACCTCGATGAATGTGTGCTTTCACCACCCCACTTGACAACCAATTGCATCTTTTCAAGACCTTCAGGGATATCTGGGTCATTAACGCATCCCGCGTGCTTGCCATGTGCTGTTCCATCCTGAGTGACTTCAGGCTCGGGACTGCGGGGCATGTGAGGCTGAGGTGTGGCGTCAACACTGTCTGTCACAGACGTAGGGGGCTCAATAGGGAGAGTCGAATCCGTAGTAGCTGCCTGTGCTGATTCTCCCTTTCTGAGCCAATCGTTGACTTTTTTCCTGCCCTCCGTCTCGGTATCGtcaccttcatcttccttttccgcattcttcttttttttatccttcttctcactTTTGTCCCCCTTCTTTTTCACGAAGCTGGGCTTGAGCTGTGCCTTGGTCCCTGGGAAactcatcttcttccaaagCGCTTCTTTGATTTGAGAAAGTTTGAGAAGTTGTTCTTGGGTGATACCGGGAGTCTGAGACGATTCTTCAGCCGCGGCGAGAATGTATTGGAGCTGATGCGTGTCACGAAGGATAATCTCTTCTCTGTGGCCACGAAGAAGTCGAAGGAAAGGCTGCGACCATGCCTCATGTGCCGGGAAAGAAAACTGGTGAATGGCTGTTAACAGTGCTGCTAACCCTCGACACGCCTAGCTCACCTTCAACTTCATCTTAGGTGTACGATCAGCGTGACGAAGTACAGTGACGGTTGCGCGGAGAGTACTTGTGGTTGATCCACCTGAGGGAGCATTGACGGTAGCAGTAGAGGCCAATCCAGCCTGGATACCTTGGACTTTGCGCTCCCGAGCGAGTTGACAAACTCCAGAGAGAATCTCGGCAGCCTTATCTGGTAGACTGTTAGTTACAATGGTTCAACTGCCATGCACTTTCGCTTACCATAATACGCCTTTGAACATAGTCAGCTTAGTCTGCAAATGTTCATAGTTGACAAGTGACTTACCTGATTACCCTTGACGAAACTCCATCCATTCACATCAATAACCATACTTCTCGACCCGCCTTCACATCTCAAAAGGTCAAAACCGCACACGCGTTGTCCAAATGCTTCAACAACATCCCGAGCGTACTGGTTCTCGGCTTCTGAAAGGGGAGTGATAAAACGGGTCTCTTTACCATCCGCGTTACGACGAACGAGGCCATCGACGACCGGAGATTTACGAGTCTCGGCGTGAGAGAACTTGGAGCCGACAGTATAGACCTTGATGTCTTCGGCTACATGAAAAGTTGGTCAATAACTATTGTACAATTCCTCTAGAGATATGTACCGTTGTCAACATTGATAAACTCCTCGTAGATGAAAGACCCGATGGTTCGAGGATGGTAAAGGTTTGGGTCATACTCGCTCGACTTGTTACCAACCTATGGGTCAGGTTAGGGCATACCCGTTGAACTCAATGACAAGTCTGCCAATCTTACCTTTCGAAacaatcttcttcctccgCCACCCTTATAATAGATGAACACATTGTGGTTCTCTCCATCAACGGGCTTTTCGACAAAAGGCTTCTCAATAACTTTATCACCGACGAGGATGGCATCGCCATCTTCTCGCAAGATCACTTCCGTGGCCTTTGGCACCGTATCCTTTCTCTGTTTCCCTCTCCATTTCTCAGGGATAATCACTTCTCCCcattcatcttcatctttcgCCTTGGGACCGGGCAGCACCAAACCCAACTCCCTCCGGACCTGCCTCCTTAAAGACCTAGGGATACGAGGCCCACCATCCCTTGATATCTCAGCTCGGCTAGGAGTGGGCACGCCAATATGGTCCAGAATAGCAAGAACGAGTCGGCGGTCCCACAAGAGCGATTGCATGGAAAGGGAGTTGATGGAGATGGGAGGCGTGCGATTGGGAAGTTGAGTGTAAGCAATGGCTTTGGGGAGGGGGAAGTCggttgagaagaaggagatgagtACATCTACAGGAGGCCAATGGGTGATGTCTACGAGAGCGTCATGAGTTGCAGTCTTTCATAGTTATAGAGCAGTAGATAACTTACCTTCTTCAAGGATAACAACGTCTCCAAAGATTTTAACCTCCAAACCTCCCTTCTCGATATCAACCAGCCTCGTAATGATCTCTCGCATAGCCTTGCTCCTCGCTTTGACGTCCATCGCGCACACACCAAGTACCACCTTGGGCTGCTTCGCAGCTGCCGGAGATGGTGTATTGAGGTTCATGAGTAGCGATGGATTGGGGGAAGTGGACCGCTTCTCAGCATTTTGAGCGAAACGCTTGACGGAAGGGGATTTGGGCGGGAGCATGGACATGGCGAATATGTACAGTGAGAAGCCAGTCCTGAAtgagatggaaagaagCGAAAGAACGTTCGTCTGGTTATTTAGCTAAAAAGGCTGAAAAACTCGAGTGTAATAACCGGATCGCGCGACCGTTCCCCCCCTGCAGAAAATAAAGTCCCAATATTTCTGTCGGACAAAGTTAAATCTTTGGATAAGTCCTCTGGAGAAAGATATGGATGCATAGGCCATCCTCCACGAGCTAAAATGGAAGCGTGTATATCTTCTACAAAGACAGACAAAAAAACGAAACTCTGACTGGAAAGAAGTACTTCTCGTCCCTCCTCCCAGCTTTCGGCACCTTGATCTTCTCCTACAAAATATCCTGGTACTTGTGGGAAGATCTCTGGGATGTAAGATGGTAAATCGTAGGTAAGTAACTGAATACATTGGATGGAATGCATCGCAAACCGATTATGACTTGTACGAGGTACGGGAGTCTCAACTAATTACCCAGTTAGAGCCAGCTAATCGGCAGCCAGCATTTTCTCCATGGCGTGCACTCACCTTGCTATAAATTTGGCCTTGGCCTCGTCTTTGATTTTGAACTCGGTTCCATCTTTTGGCTGCCGCTACTGCACTTATAATCAGACCTTGAGGCTTTTC from Cryptococcus gattii WM276 chromosome E, complete sequence includes these protein-coding regions:
- a CDS encoding rRNA-processing protein FCF1 (Similar to TIGR gene model, INSD accession AAW43655.1), which encodes MIKPSDPRLKENVEKAAKKAEKEKAAEERKAVAQVSSSLFLSHNTDLGPPYRILVDTNFINFSIQNKIELVQGMMDCLMAKCIPTITDCVLAELEKLGPKYRLALKIAKDPRFERLHCDHNGTYADDCLVQRVTVHKCYIVATCDRDLRRRIRKVPGVPLMYVVKRRYQIERLPEGGASF
- a CDS encoding actin cytoskeleton organization and biogenesis-related protein, putative (Similar to TIGR gene model, INSD accession AAW43657.1); amino-acid sequence: MSMLPPKSPSVKRFAQNAEKRSTSPNPSLLMNLNTPSPAAAKQPKVVLGVCAMDVKARSKAMREIITRLVDIEKGGLEVKIFGDVVILEEDITHWPPVDVLISFFSTDFPLPKAIAYTQLPNRTPPISINSLSMQSLLWDRRLVLAILDHIGVPTPSRAEISRDGGPRIPRSLRRQVRRELGLVLPGPKAKDEDEWGEVIIPEKWRGKQRKDTVPKATEVILREDGDAILVGDKVIEKPFVEKPVDGENHNVFIYYKGGGGRRLFRKVGNKSSEYDPNLYHPRTIGSFIYEEFINVDNAEDIKVYTVGSKFSHAETRKSPVVDGLVRRNADGKETRFITPLSEAENQYARDVVEAFGQRVCGFDLLRCEGGSRSMVIDVNGWSFVKGNQAYYDKAAEILSGVCQLARERKVQGIQAGLASTATVNAPSGGSTTSTLRATVTVLRHADRTPKMKLKFSFPAHEAWSQPFLRLLRGHREEIILRDTHQLQYILAAAEESSQTPGITQEQLLKLSQIKEALWKKMSFPGTKAQLKPSFVKKKGDKSEKKDKKKKNAEKEDEGDDTETEGRKKVNDWLRKGESAQAATTDSTLPIEPPTSVTDSVDATPQPHMPRSPEPEVTQDGTAHGKHAGCVNDPDIPEGLEKMQLVVKWGGESTHSSRYQSRDLGDAFKKDIMIMNKDVLNNVKIYTSSERRVINTAQIFAHALLGVEGSSSSSASSIANARNPPEQGPQISHLIQRRDLLDDNNAAKDLCTDAKKKLKMLLRTGETERRPDLAWPKSFKKEPVEVVSDVIEQLTELRAIMRRNYENGNVEKIPQQRWCSGDSPWLFKERWEKIFDDWVGVKQEKFDPSRVSELYDSIKYDSLHNRTFLFAVFDPEGKGQASKAGAPNQDRRLHDLYGRAKALFDLVAPQEYGFDAEAKEEIGVLTSLPLLRKVWEDLDEAKTTGKSLACFYFTKESHITTFVHLLLASGLPFTNVRIPELDYCSHCTIELWEKSTGSGQKDFSIRLSISEGAHSPAVLDSNVDARHSLTVQPRKKLSSHIDYELARQCFSKHFNKGLSFSTTPLEGDEVYLKKSIEDESVLPLSSLQHKAGDETPRMISSASSDRSHPGASDGGW